The Capra hircus breed San Clemente chromosome 2, ASM170441v1, whole genome shotgun sequence genome window below encodes:
- the TMEM198 gene encoding transmembrane protein 198 — translation MPGTVATLRFQLLPPEPDDAFWGAPCEQPLERRYEALPALVCVMCCLFGVVYCFFGYRCFKAVLFLTGLLFGSVVIFLLCYRERVLETQLSAGASAGIALGIGLLCGLVAMLVRSVGLFLVGLLLGLLLAAAALLGSAPYYQPGSVWGPLGLLLGGGLLCALLTLRWPRPLTTLATAVTGAALIATAADYFAELLLLARYAVERLRAAPVPPLCWRSWALLALWPLLSLMGVLVQWRVTAERDSHTEVVISRQRRRVQLMRIRQQEERKEKRRKKRPPRALPRGSRAPPRPGPPDPAYRRRPVPIKRFNGDILSPSYIQSFRDRQTGSSLSSFMASPTDADYEYGSRGPLTACSGPPVRV, via the exons ATGCCGGGCACTGTGGCAACACTTCGGTTCCAGCTGCTGCCCCCGGAGCCAGATGATGCCTTCTGGGGAGCGCCCTGTGAACAGCCCCTGGAGCGCAGGTACGAGGCACTGCCGGCGCTCGTCTGCGTCATGTGCTGTCTGTTTGGAGTCGTCTACTGCTTCTTCG GTTACCGTTGCTTCAAGGCAGTACTCTTTCTCACCGGGTTGCTGTTTGGCTCGGTGGTCATCTTCCTGCTGTGCTACCGAGAGCGGGTGCTGGAGACGCAGCTGAGTGCTGGGGCAAGCGCAGGCATTGCACTGGGCATTGGGCTGCTCTGCGGGCTGGTGGCCATGCTGGTGCGCAGTGTGGGCCTCTTCCTGGTGGGCCTGCTGCTTGGGCTTCTGCTCGCCGCTGCCGCCCTGCTGGGCTCCGCACCCTACTACCAGCCGGGCTCTGTCTGGGGCCCCCTGGGGCTGCTGCTAGGGGGCGGCCTGCTCTGCGCCCTGCTCACTCTGCGCTGGCCCCGTCCGCTCACTACCCTGGCCACCGCAGTGACTGGTGCTGCGCTCATCGCCACGGCTGCTGACTACTTTGccgagctgctgctgctggcacGCTACGCGGTGGAGCGTCTGCGGGCTGCCCCTGTACCCCCCCTCTGCTGGCGGAGCTGGGCCCTGCTGGCACTGTGGCCTCTGCTCAGCCTCATGGGCGTTCTGGTGCAGTGGCGGGTGACGGCCGAGCGGGATTCCCACACGGAAG TGGTCATCAGCCGGCAGCGCCGACGTGTGCAGCTGATGCGGATTCGGCAGCAAGAAGAACGCAAGGAGAAGCGGCGCAAAAAGAGACCCCCAAGGGCTCTCCCCAGAGGCTCTCGGGCTCCTCCGAGGCCTGGGCCCCCTGACCCTGCCTATCGGCGTAGGCCAGTGCCCATCAAGCGCTTCAATGGAGACATCCTCTCCCCG agttacATCCAGAGTTTCCGGGATCGGCAGACCGGGAGCTCTCTGAGCTCCTTCATGGCCTCGCCCACAGATGCGGACTATGAGTACGGGTCCCGGGGCCCACTGACGGCCTGCTCTGGGCCTCCAGTGCGGGTATAG
- the CHPF gene encoding chondroitin sulfate synthase 2 — MRASLLLSVLRPAGPVAVGISLGFTLSLLSVTWVEEPCGPGPPQPGDSELPPRGNTNAARRPNSVQPGAERERPGAGAGAGENWEPRVLPYHPAQPGQVAKKAVRTRYISTELGIRQKLLVAVLTSQATLPTLGVAVNRTLGHRLERVVFLTGSRGRRAPPGMAVVTLGEERPIGHLHLALRHLLEQHGDDFDWFFLVPDATYTEAHGVARLVGRLSLAAAAHLYLGRPQDFIGGEPAPGRYCHGGFGVLLSRTLLQQLRPHLEACRNDIVSARPDEWLGRCILDATGVGCTGDHEGVHYSYLELSPGEPVQEGDPRFRSALTAHPVHDPVHMYQLHKAFARAELERTYQEIQELQWEIQNTSRLAADGERAAAWPVGIPAPSRPASRFEVLRWDYFTEQHAFSCADGSPRCPLRGADRADVADVLGAALEELNRRYHPALRLQKQQLVNGYRRFDPARGMEYTLDLQLEALTPQGGRRPLTRRVQLLRPLSRVEILPVPYVTEASRLTVLLPLAAAERDLAPAFLEAFATAALEPGDAAAALTLLLLYEPRQAQRAAHADVFAPVKAHVAELERRFPGARVPWLSVQTAAPSPLRLMDLLSKKHPLDTLFLLAGPDTVLTPDFLNRCRMHAISGWQAFFPMHFQAFHPAVAPPQGPGPPELGRDTGRFDRQAATEACFYNSDYVAARARLAASSDQEEELMESLDVYELFLRFSSLHVLRAVEPALLQRYRAQTCSARLSEDLYHRCRQSALESLGSRTQLAMLLFEQEQGNST; from the exons ATGCGGGCATCGCTGCTGTTGTCGGTACTGAGGCCCGCGGGGCCCGTGGCCGTGGGTATCTCTCTGGGCTTCACTCTGAGCCTGCTCAGCGTCACCTGGGTGGAGGAGCCTTGCGGCCCAGGGCCGCCCCAGCCCGGAGATTCTGAGCTGCCTCCGCGCGGCAACACCAATGCGGCGCGCCGGCCCAACTCGGTGCAGCCCGGAGCGGAGCGCGAGAGGCCCGGGGCCGGTGCAGGCGCCGGGGAGAACTGGGAGCCGCGTGTCTTGCCCTACCACCCTGCACAGCCTGGCCAGGTCGCCAAAAAGGCCGTCAG gacccgCTACATCAGCACGGAGCTGGGCATCAGGCAGAAGTTGCTCGTGGCGGTGCTGACCTCACAGGCCACGTTGCCTACGCTGGGCGTGGCCGTGAACCGCACGCTGGGGCACAGGCTAGAGCGTGTGGTGTTCCTGACAGGCTCTAGGGGCCGCCGGGCACCACCAGGTATGGCCGTGGTGACACTAGGCGAGGAGCGGCCCATTGGGCACCTGCACCTGGCACTGCGCCACCTGCTGGAGCAGCATGGCGACGACTTCGACTGGTTCTTCCTCGTACCCGATGCCACCTACACCGAGGCGCACGGAGTGGCACGCCTAGTCGGCCGCCTCAGCCTGGCAGCCGCTGCCCACCTCTATCTGGGCCGGCCCCAGGACTTCATCGGTGGAGAGCCTGCCCCAGGCCGCTACTGCCACGGGGGTTTTGGGGTGCTGCTGTCGCGCACACTGCTGCAGCAGCTGCGCCCCCACCTGGAAGCCTGCCGCAATGACATTGTCAGTGCGCGCCCGGATGAGTGGCTGGGCCGCTGCATCCTTGATGCTACCGGGGTGGGCTGCACTGGCGACCACGAG gGGGTCCACTATAGCTACCTGGAGCTGAGCCCTGGGGAGCCCGTGCAGGAGGGGGACCCTCGTTTCCGTAGTGCCCTGACTGCTCACCCTGTCCATGACCCTGTGCACATGTACCAGCTGCACAAGGCTTTTGCTCGAGCTGAACTGGAACGCACATACCAGGAGATCCAGGAGTTACAG TGGGAGATCCAGAACACCAGCCGCCTGGCAGCGGATGGGGAGCGGGCGGCCGCCTGGCCAGTGGGCATTCCAGCACCGTCTCGCCCCGCCTCCCGCTTTGAGGTACTGCGCTGGGACTATTTCACAGAGCAACATGCTTTCTCCTGCGCTGATGGCTCCCCGCGCTGCCCGCTGCGTGGGGCTGACCGGGCTGATGTGGCGGACGTTCTGGGGGCAGCTCTGGAGGAGCTCAACCGCCGATACCACCCGGCCCTGCGGCTCCAGAAACAGCAGCTGGTTAATGGCTACCGACGCTTCGATCCTGCCCGGGGGATGGAGTACACACTGGACTTGCAGCTGGAGGCACTGACCCCCCAGGGGGGCCGCCGGCCCCTCACCCGCCGGGTGCAGCTGCTACGGCCACTGAGTCGCGTGGAGATCTTGCCCGTGCCCTACGTCACCGAGGCCTCACGTCTCACTGTGTTACTCCCACTGGCCGCAGCCGAGCGTGACCTGGCCCCTGCCTTCCTGGAAGCCTTCGCCACGGCGGCGCTGGAGCCTGGCGATGCTGCCGCAGCcctgaccctgctgctgctgtatGAGCCCCGACAAGCCCAGCGGGCAGCCCATGCTGATGTATTTGCCCCCGTCAAGGCCCATGTGGCAGAGCTGGAGCGGCGTTTCCCCGGTGCTCGGGTGCCCTGGCTCAGCGTGCAGACAGCTGCACCCTCACCACTGCGCCTCATGGATCTCCTCTCCAAGAAGCACCCGCTGGACACGCTGTTCCTGCTGGCCGGGCCAGACACGGTGCTCACGCCTGACTTCCTGAACCGCTGCCGCATGCATGCCATCTCTGGCTGGCAGGCCTTCTTTCCCATGCACTTCCAGGCCTTCCACCCGGCCGTGGCCCCACCCCAAGGCCCGGGACCCCCCGAACTGGGCCGCGACACAGGCCGTTTCGATCGCCAGGCGGCCACCGAGGCCTGCTTCTACAACTCCGACTACGTGGCGGCCCGAGCACGGCTGGCAGCGTCCTCAGAccaggaggaggagctgatggaGAGCCTGGATGTGTACGAGCTGTTCCTGCGTTTCTCCAGCCTGCACGTGCTGCGGGCGGTGGAGCCAGCGTTGCTGCAGCGCTATCGGGCGCAGACGTGCAGCGCGCGGCTCAGCGAGGACCTATACCACCGCTGCCGCCAGAGTGCGCTCGAGAGCCTCGGCTCCCGCACGCAGCTGGCCATGCTGCTCTTCGAGCAGGAGCAGGGCAACAGCACCTGA